The Anaerolineae bacterium genome includes a window with the following:
- a CDS encoding arginine--tRNA ligase codes for MTKLIVNDITQLIAAAIKKAQKKGDLPKFDLPEIVIERPKDPTHGDYATPIALSLARYARMAPAQIAEKIIKRLAPAAYIGRVTVAHPGFINIRLAETWLAQQVETVLAEGDSFGRVNLGRDKRVQVEYVSCNPTGPLVVGSGRNAVLGDTLANVLEAAGYAVQREFYINDVGTQVNNMGRAMYARYAQTLGEDEPDPEEYRGEYLVELGQQAAQEFGPKYLRVERDAALAFMRQYALEKIVAGIKEDLALIGVQFDCWFSEKSLYDDGAYGLAFNKLSAKNMIVERDGAVWLKSEDEDNKENVIIRSDGRPTYFASDIAYVWDKLVKRGFEWAVYVWGADHHGHVKRLKNVAKSLGLDPERVIIILYQLVSITRDGVPVRQSKRTGDFITVREVVDEIGPDAFRFMLLTRSADSQMELDLTLATKQSSENPVYYVQYGHARIASIFRKAQEEGASMQGGEVSLLTHPAELELIRQMLRLREVVALAAQTFSPHHLTYYAQELASAFHAFYRDCRVVSDNAALTAARLKLVKAAQITLANTLRLMGMNAPERM; via the coding sequence GTGACAAAATTGATTGTCAACGACATCACGCAGCTCATTGCCGCCGCCATCAAAAAGGCGCAGAAAAAAGGCGACCTGCCCAAATTTGACCTTCCCGAAATTGTGATTGAACGGCCCAAAGACCCCACGCACGGCGACTACGCTACGCCCATCGCCCTGAGCCTGGCTCGCTACGCACGCATGGCCCCGGCGCAGATTGCCGAAAAAATCATCAAGCGGTTGGCCCCGGCGGCTTACATTGGCCGGGTCACAGTGGCTCATCCCGGTTTCATCAATATCCGTTTGGCCGAAACCTGGTTGGCCCAACAGGTGGAAACCGTTCTGGCCGAGGGCGACAGTTTTGGCCGGGTCAACCTGGGCCGGGACAAGCGCGTTCAGGTTGAGTACGTCAGTTGCAACCCCACCGGCCCCCTGGTGGTTGGCTCCGGGCGAAACGCGGTGTTGGGCGACACCCTGGCCAACGTGTTGGAGGCGGCCGGTTACGCCGTACAGCGGGAGTTTTACATTAACGATGTGGGCACCCAGGTGAACAATATGGGCCGGGCCATGTACGCCCGTTACGCTCAGACCCTGGGCGAAGATGAACCCGACCCCGAAGAGTACCGGGGAGAATACCTGGTTGAACTGGGCCAACAAGCCGCTCAGGAATTTGGCCCTAAATACCTGCGCGTTGAACGTGACGCGGCGCTGGCCTTTATGCGGCAATACGCCCTTGAAAAAATAGTCGCCGGTATTAAAGAAGACCTGGCCCTGATAGGCGTGCAGTTTGACTGCTGGTTTTCGGAGAAAAGTTTGTACGATGACGGCGCCTATGGCCTGGCTTTTAACAAACTCAGCGCCAAAAATATGATCGTGGAGCGTGACGGCGCCGTCTGGCTCAAAAGCGAGGACGAAGACAACAAAGAAAACGTGATTATCCGTTCCGACGGCCGCCCCACCTATTTTGCCTCGGATATTGCCTACGTGTGGGATAAATTGGTCAAACGCGGCTTTGAGTGGGCCGTTTATGTATGGGGCGCGGACCATCACGGCCACGTTAAGCGGCTGAAGAATGTGGCTAAATCCCTGGGGCTGGACCCCGAGAGGGTGATCATTATTCTTTACCAGTTGGTCTCTATTACCCGCGACGGCGTGCCGGTGCGGCAAAGCAAACGAACCGGCGACTTTATTACCGTGCGGGAAGTGGTAGACGAAATTGGCCCGGACGCTTTTCGTTTTATGTTGCTCACTCGCTCCGCCGATAGCCAGATGGAGCTGGACCTGACCCTGGCCACCAAACAAAGCAGCGAAAACCCGGTGTATTACGTGCAGTACGGCCACGCCCGCATTGCCAGCATTTTCCGCAAAGCCCAAGAAGAGGGCGCATCCATGCAGGGTGGCGAGGTGTCTTTATTGACCCATCCCGCGGAATTAGAACTCATCCGGCAGATGCTGCGGCTGCGGGAGGTGGTGGCCCTGGCCGCGCAAACCTTTTCGCCGCATCACCTCACCTACTATGCCCAGGAACTGGCCTCTGCTTTCCACGCCTTTTACCGGGATTGCCGGGTGGTCAGCGACAACGCCGCCTTGACCGCGGCCCGGCTCAAACTGGTCAAAGCGGCCCAAATTACCCTGGCTAACACCCTGCGCCTGATGGGCATGAACGCCCCGGAACGGATGTAG
- a CDS encoding RecQ family ATP-dependent DNA helicase, protein MLPRQALQQHFGFNHFREGQEEAIQRVLKGQHTLLVMPTGSGKSLAYQLPAMLLPGLSLVISPLISLMKDQVDSLTESGLTATYINSSLPGDEVNRRLRAMREGHVKLLYIAPERLRSRQFTRALANITVSLLAVDEAHCISQWGHDFRPDYLQIGPTWQALGQPTLLATTATATPTVQKDILKLLGLENAQTIVTGFNRPNLTFGVKSAPDTRTKFQILQSMLGQLQGSAIVYAATRRNTEEVADFIHNSLKLPARPYHAGLDRDIRHQVQTDFMADRLKIVVATNAFGMGIDKPDVRAVIHYNMPATVEAYYQEAGRAGRDGLPAECVLLFAPDDQGLQEWLINSDTPAYQDLHQVCDLLARAANNGEVFFAYHELAEITGLHPVKIRITLSELELAGVIVHLGDEGGYGRWKVLPASNKTLVERAKAVARRAQIRFDLLGKMLDYAYLTTCRRKYLLDYFGDVTPPRSPRCCDNHAAAGLADLPKAVTPQEWFPLIVLETVRSFRQRPVGRKRLAQILNGSQAKGIREFGYDRHRFYGKLSGLSQAQIIALIDALISNRYLRLSGGDLPVLTLTPPGMEALKTRAALPLDIPGLSLTDEAIEQWQNRSQRSDTVLETFELFRQHLTPAQIAAARGLKESTIYTHLARLIGDGKIELRQVIPPEIEAQIVKAIAKVEDTTRLAPLKAILPDTIAYEQIRCVVAAHAMLPDAENHPAAVGEESADLPEKPEKRGDAPDAVILEAVAKLGGALGRTGLAHFLTGSKKPWLETFAQHSCYGQLAHLTRKAVINIIDALIADGKLIATGGGRPKVILPEQSLKPAEPVQSIELKQVEEAQPAKKTSPAPPPNPSLFDALRAWRTEQAKTQGVPPYVVFSNKVLEAIAARQPATLEQMAGILGVGPAKLEQYGEAVLALIAETLAEGEPSIVSDRSQMAGDKTHITGDKTHITGDKTHITCGKLQITGPASEVEPQEAKIANPLEAILAVVTDLDGLLTSQGLALLLTAAPGDVAPFSDHELCGAFHGILAPEAVEASIHEAIQTGRLSLSAHRRLNLNVETTK, encoded by the coding sequence ATGTTACCCCGGCAAGCCTTACAACAGCATTTTGGTTTTAACCACTTCCGCGAGGGGCAGGAAGAGGCCATTCAGCGCGTGCTCAAGGGCCAACATACGCTGCTGGTGATGCCCACCGGCTCCGGCAAATCATTGGCCTACCAATTGCCCGCCATGCTCTTGCCCGGCCTGTCCCTGGTCATTTCTCCCCTGATTTCACTGATGAAGGACCAGGTGGACAGCCTGACCGAAAGCGGCCTGACCGCCACCTACATCAACAGCTCCCTGCCCGGCGATGAAGTCAACCGGCGGTTGCGGGCCATGCGCGAGGGCCACGTCAAACTGCTCTACATTGCCCCGGAGCGATTGCGCAGCCGCCAATTCACCCGCGCCCTGGCCAATATCACCGTCAGCCTGCTGGCGGTTGACGAAGCTCACTGCATCTCTCAATGGGGCCACGATTTCCGGCCCGATTACCTGCAAATCGGCCCCACCTGGCAGGCCCTGGGCCAACCCACCCTGCTGGCCACCACAGCCACGGCCACCCCCACCGTGCAAAAAGACATTCTCAAACTGTTGGGCCTGGAAAACGCTCAAACCATTGTCACCGGCTTCAACCGCCCTAACCTCACCTTTGGGGTGAAAAGCGCGCCCGATACCCGCACTAAATTTCAAATCCTGCAAAGTATGCTCGGCCAACTCCAGGGCAGCGCTATTGTTTATGCCGCCACCCGTCGCAACACCGAAGAAGTGGCCGACTTTATCCACAATAGCCTGAAACTTCCCGCCCGGCCCTACCACGCCGGGCTTGACCGCGATATACGCCACCAGGTGCAAACCGACTTTATGGCCGACCGCCTCAAAATTGTGGTGGCTACCAATGCCTTTGGCATGGGCATTGACAAACCCGACGTGCGGGCCGTGATCCATTACAACATGCCCGCCACCGTGGAAGCCTACTATCAAGAAGCCGGCCGCGCCGGGCGCGACGGCCTGCCCGCCGAGTGCGTGCTGCTTTTTGCCCCCGACGACCAGGGTTTGCAGGAGTGGCTCATTAACAGCGATACCCCCGCTTATCAAGACCTGCATCAGGTTTGCGATCTGCTCGCGCGGGCGGCCAACAACGGCGAAGTCTTTTTTGCCTACCATGAACTGGCCGAGATCACGGGCCTGCACCCGGTCAAAATCCGGATCACCCTCAGTGAGTTGGAGCTGGCCGGGGTCATTGTTCACCTGGGCGATGAAGGCGGCTATGGCCGGTGGAAAGTGCTGCCCGCCTCTAACAAGACCCTGGTTGAACGGGCCAAAGCCGTTGCCCGGCGAGCGCAGATTCGTTTTGACCTGTTGGGCAAAATGCTTGATTATGCCTATTTGACCACCTGCCGCCGGAAATATTTGCTGGATTACTTCGGCGACGTGACTCCGCCCCGCTCGCCGCGTTGCTGTGATAATCACGCCGCCGCCGGCCTTGCAGATTTGCCCAAGGCTGTTACCCCGCAGGAATGGTTCCCCTTGATTGTGCTGGAAACGGTGCGTAGTTTCCGGCAGCGCCCGGTAGGCCGCAAACGGCTGGCCCAAATCCTCAACGGCTCGCAGGCCAAAGGCATCCGGGAATTTGGCTATGACCGGCATAGATTCTACGGCAAACTCAGCGGCCTCAGCCAGGCTCAAATTATCGCCCTGATTGACGCCTTGATCTCAAACCGATACTTGCGTCTCTCCGGCGGCGATTTGCCGGTGTTAACCCTCACCCCGCCGGGCATGGAAGCCCTCAAAACGCGCGCGGCCCTCCCTCTGGATATTCCCGGCCTAAGCCTGACCGATGAGGCCATAGAGCAGTGGCAAAATCGCAGCCAGCGTTCCGACACGGTGCTGGAAACGTTTGAGTTATTCCGGCAGCACCTGACCCCGGCTCAAATTGCCGCCGCCCGCGGCCTGAAAGAAAGCACCATTTACACCCACCTGGCCCGGTTGATTGGCGACGGTAAAATCGAACTCCGGCAGGTCATTCCCCCGGAAATTGAGGCGCAAATTGTCAAGGCCATCGCCAAAGTGGAAGATACCACCCGGCTGGCCCCGCTCAAGGCCATCCTGCCCGACACGATAGCTTATGAACAAATCCGGTGTGTTGTGGCCGCGCATGCAATGCTGCCGGACGCGGAAAACCATCCGGCTGCCGTCGGCGAAGAATCTGCGGACCTGCCGGAAAAACCCGAGAAGCGGGGGGATGCCCCGGATGCCGTTATTCTTGAGGCCGTGGCTAAACTCGGCGGCGCGTTGGGCCGCACCGGCCTGGCCCATTTTCTAACGGGTTCCAAAAAACCGTGGCTAGAGACATTTGCCCAACACTCCTGTTACGGCCAACTGGCCCATCTCACCCGGAAAGCCGTGATCAACATCATTGACGCCCTGATTGCCGACGGCAAACTGATCGCCACGGGCGGCGGCCGGCCCAAAGTTATTTTGCCGGAACAAAGCCTGAAACCTGCTGAACCTGTTCAGTCAATTGAACTGAAACAAGTTGAGGAGGCCCAACCCGCTAAAAAAACCTCTCCTGCTCCGCCACCCAACCCCTCCCTCTTTGATGCTCTTCGCGCCTGGCGGACTGAACAGGCCAAAACCCAGGGCGTGCCGCCTTACGTTGTTTTTTCCAATAAAGTTTTGGAGGCCATTGCCGCCCGCCAACCGGCCACGTTGGAGCAGATGGCCGGTATTTTGGGCGTTGGGCCGGCCAAGCTGGAGCAGTACGGAGAAGCTGTTTTAGCCCTTATTGCTGAAACTCTGGCCGAAGGGGAACCTTCGATTGTGAGCGATAGATCACAAATGGCGGGTGATAAAACACATATCACGGGTGATAAAACACATATCACGGGTGATAAAACACATATCACCTGTGGCAAATTGCAAATAACCGGACCGGCGTCTGAAGTTGAGCCGCAGGAAGCCAAAATCGCCAATCCTCTGGAGGCTATTCTGGCCGTTGTGACTGACCTGGACGGCTTGCTCACCTCCCAGGGCCTGGCTTTGCTGCTCACCGCCGCCCCCGGCGACGTGGCTCCCTTTAGCGATCATGAACTTTGTGGCGCATTCCACGGCATCTTGGCCCCGGAAGCGGTAGAGGCTTCCATCCATGAAGCTATCCAAACCGGCCGGCTCTCGTTGAGCGCTCACCGGCGGTTAAATTTGAACGTTGAAACGACAAAGTAG
- the nadD gene encoding nicotinate (nicotinamide) nucleotide adenylyltransferase, translating to MKLGILGGTFDPIHLGHLLLAETAREALELPRVLFAPAGESPLKQGVFKTPASHRRAMVELAIAPNPHFELSLVDLERPGPHYTTDTVRLVRNQYHLSADECFFIIGSDSLLSLPQWHQVAELIKLCRLAVGRRPGYQPDLAGLEERIPGLSSRLDWVTMPALGLEASEIRARVRAGQSICYQVPRSVGEYIKQYRLYRRAG from the coding sequence ATGAAATTGGGAATTCTAGGCGGCACGTTTGACCCTATTCACCTGGGGCACTTATTACTGGCCGAAACCGCTCGCGAGGCCTTAGAGTTGCCACGCGTTTTGTTTGCCCCGGCGGGCGAGTCGCCCCTGAAACAAGGCGTGTTTAAAACGCCGGCCTCGCATCGCCGGGCTATGGTTGAGTTGGCCATAGCCCCTAATCCCCATTTTGAGTTGAGCCTGGTTGACCTGGAGCGGCCCGGCCCCCATTACACCACCGATACCGTTCGTCTTGTCCGCAACCAATATCACCTTTCGGCCGACGAATGTTTTTTTATCATTGGCAGCGATTCATTGCTGAGTTTGCCCCAGTGGCACCAGGTCGCAGAATTGATAAAACTCTGCCGGTTGGCGGTCGGCCGGCGACCCGGCTATCAGCCTGACCTGGCCGGCCTGGAGGAACGTATCCCCGGTTTGAGCAGCCGCCTGGATTGGGTGACGATGCCGGCCCTGGGCCTGGAAGCTTCGGAAATTCGGGCCAGGGTCCGGGCGGGGCAAAGTATTTGTTACCAGGTACCCCGGAGTGTGGGTGAGTACATCAAACAATATCGGCTTTACCGGAGGGCAGGTTAA
- the obgE gene encoding GTPase ObgE — protein MFFDEAKIHVKAGDGGNGAVAFRREKYVPRGGPSGGHGGKGGDVVLAVDPQLNTLIHFKKRSHFKAERGAHGGGKNMTGADGQDVFVSVPPGTVARDADTGQLLADLTRPDQQAVVARGGQGGRGNTAFKSSTNQAPKIAERGLPGEERWLNLELKLIADVGLVGMPNAGKSTLLAAVSAARPKIAPYPFTTLQPNLGVVVLDDRDLVMADIPGLIEGAHAGAGLGHQFLRHVERSRLLVHLLDGALPDPLANFDQINQELALFSQTLAQKPQLVVLNKIDLPSAQAQWPAVQARARDLDLPAFKISAATGEGVRTLVAALFERLAQLPREPLFEEEVPVFTLDQSGDYFEIHQLANGWQVTGPRIEQLARQTFWDIDEAVMRVYQILEKMGVHEALREAGVEPGDTVFLHDVELEWVW, from the coding sequence ATGTTTTTTGACGAAGCCAAAATTCATGTTAAAGCCGGTGACGGCGGCAACGGGGCAGTGGCCTTTCGCCGGGAGAAATATGTGCCGCGCGGCGGACCCTCCGGCGGCCACGGCGGCAAAGGGGGCGACGTGGTTTTGGCCGTTGACCCCCAACTCAATACCCTGATCCACTTCAAGAAGCGCAGCCACTTTAAAGCCGAGCGCGGCGCCCACGGCGGCGGCAAAAATATGACCGGGGCCGACGGCCAGGATGTGTTTGTTTCCGTGCCGCCCGGCACGGTAGCGCGCGACGCCGATACCGGCCAACTCCTGGCCGATCTGACCAGGCCGGACCAGCAGGCTGTTGTGGCTCGCGGCGGCCAGGGAGGCCGGGGCAATACCGCCTTCAAAAGCTCCACTAACCAGGCCCCCAAAATCGCCGAGCGGGGCCTGCCCGGCGAGGAACGCTGGCTAAACCTGGAACTCAAGTTGATTGCCGATGTGGGCCTGGTGGGCATGCCCAACGCCGGCAAAAGCACCCTGCTGGCGGCGGTGAGCGCGGCCCGGCCCAAAATTGCCCCTTATCCCTTTACTACCTTGCAGCCCAATTTGGGCGTGGTGGTGCTAGACGACCGCGACCTGGTGATGGCCGACATCCCCGGCCTCATTGAGGGCGCGCACGCCGGAGCCGGTCTAGGCCACCAATTTTTGCGCCATGTTGAACGCAGCCGGTTGCTGGTTCATTTGCTCGATGGCGCTTTGCCCGATCCCCTGGCCAATTTTGACCAGATCAATCAAGAACTGGCTCTTTTTAGCCAAACCCTGGCCCAAAAACCGCAGCTTGTGGTGTTGAACAAAATAGACCTGCCTTCGGCCCAGGCGCAGTGGCCGGCCGTGCAGGCCCGCGCCCGCGATTTGGATTTACCGGCTTTTAAAATTTCGGCCGCAACCGGCGAGGGCGTGCGAACGTTGGTGGCGGCTCTGTTTGAGCGATTGGCTCAACTGCCCCGCGAGCCTCTTTTTGAGGAAGAGGTCCCTGTTTTTACTTTGGATCAGAGCGGCGATTATTTTGAAATTCACCAACTGGCTAACGGCTGGCAGGTCACCGGCCCCCGGATTGAACAACTTGCCCGCCAAACTTTTTGGGATATAGACGAGGCCGTGATGCGCGTCTACCAAATTCTGGAAAAAATGGGCGTCCACGAAGCCCTGCGCGAAGCCGGCGTGGAACCCGGCGACACCGTGTTTTTGCACGATGTGGAATTGGAATGGGTGTGGTAA